The following are from one region of the Cystobacter fuscus DSM 2262 genome:
- a CDS encoding DUF2277 domain-containing protein, producing the protein MCRNIKPLFNFAPPATDEDIRAAALQFVRKIAGTRKPSKQNADAFEIAVEEIFQSSKRMLEGLVATTPPRDRVSFEAAKRLRFKKAEPR; encoded by the coding sequence ATGTGCCGGAACATCAAGCCCCTGTTCAACTTCGCGCCTCCCGCCACCGACGAAGACATCCGCGCGGCGGCGCTGCAGTTCGTCCGGAAGATCGCCGGCACTCGCAAGCCGTCGAAACAGAACGCCGACGCCTTCGAGATCGCCGTCGAGGAGATCTTCCAGAGTTCCAAGCGCATGCTCGAGGGGCTGGTGGCGACGACGCCGCCCCGGGATCGCGTGAGCTTCGAGGCGGCCAAGCGGCTGCGCTTCAAGAAGGCCGAGCCCCGCTGA